From Quercus lobata isolate SW786 chromosome 1, ValleyOak3.0 Primary Assembly, whole genome shotgun sequence, one genomic window encodes:
- the LOC115954327 gene encoding uncharacterized protein LOC115954327: MSSPEADEVLFAYIAVAPHAVSLVLVRDDNGVQRPVYYVTREILRWKVYVDGTANQKGSGIGLVLISPEGIAIEKSLRFGFLATNNEAEYEALLQGMMMVQKLGRKAMEAFSDSRLVVGQVMGELEARDARMQEYLIRVKRLQSDFESFNLTHIPRTGNTHADSLATFATSSAHDLP; this comes from the exons atgtctagccctgaggcGGACGAGGTACTGTTTGCATACATAGCGGTAGCTCCtcatgctgtaagcctggtactggtACGGGATGATAACGGAGTACAGCGACCAGTGTATTACGTAA CACGTGAGATCTTGCGTTGGAAAGTCTACGTGGACGGCACGGCTAACCAAAAAGGATCTGGAATTGGGCTAGTTCTAATATCGCCCGAAGGTATTGCCATTGAAAAATCGCTAAGATTCGGGTTCTTGGCTACGAACAATGAGGCCGAGTACGAAGCTTTACTTCAAGGAATGATGATGGTTCAAAAATTGGGCAGAAAGGCAATGGAAGCGTTCTCAGACTCCAGATTGGTCGTTggccaagtgatgggtgagttaGAAGCTAGAGATGCTAGAATGCAAGAATATCTCATTCGAGTCAAACGCCTGCAGTCAGACTTTGAATCCTTTAACCTGACGCATATTCCTAGAACTGGGAACACACATGCGGATTCGCTGGCCACTTTTGCCACGTCCTCTGCACATGATTTGCCATGA